One region of Rattus norvegicus strain BN/NHsdMcwi chromosome 13, GRCr8, whole genome shotgun sequence genomic DNA includes:
- the Tmco1 gene encoding calcium load-activated calcium channel, giving the protein MSTMFADTLLIVFISVCTALLAEGITWVLVYRTDKYKRLKAEVEKQSKKLEKKKETITESAGRQQKKKIERQEEKLKNNNRDLSMVRMKSMFAIGFCFTALMGMFNSIFDGRVVAKLPFTPLSYIQGLSHRNLLGDDTTDCSFIFLYILCTMSIRQNIQKILGLAPSRAATKQAGGFLGPPPPSGKFS; this is encoded by the exons ATGAGCACCATGTTTGCAGACACGCTGCTCATCGTTTTTATCTCCGTGTGCACCGCGCTGCTCGCCGAGG gcATAACCTGGGTCCTGGTTTACAGGACAGacaaatacaagagattgaaggcGGAAGtggaaaaacaaagtaaaaagt tagagaagaagaaggaaactATAACAGAGTCAGCTGGTcgacaacaaaaaaagaagatag AGCGACAAGAAGAGAAACTAAAGAACAACAATAGAGACCTGTCAATG GTGCGGATGAAATCCATGTTTGCGATTGGCTTTTGTTTTACTGCCTTAATGGGAATGTTTAATTCCAT atTTGATGGTAGAGTGGTGGCAAAGCTCCCCTTCACTCCTCTCTCTTACATCCAAGGACTGTCTCACCGAAACCTGCTGGGCGATGACACCACAGACTGCTCCTTCATCTTCCTGTATATTCTCTGTACTATGTCCATTCGACAA AACATCCAGAAGATTCTTGGCCTTGCCCCTTCACGAGCTGCCACCAAGCAGGCTGGTGGATTTCTTGGCCCCCCACCTCCTTCTGGAAAGTTTTCCTGA